One Brassica napus cultivar Da-Ae chromosome C2, Da-Ae, whole genome shotgun sequence DNA window includes the following coding sequences:
- the LOC111201883 gene encoding uncharacterized protein LOC111201883 yields the protein MGFTKDEDRFCSTPKLPLFSYPMNRPYETPGLATPPVNIPGSVPFLWEEAPGKPRSSARKPPRTNQTRGNRGVARCLDLPPPLLLPGEACKSSTANEPSPTTVLDGPYDLRRRSLSLPRSAAVIRKLRGVPALEEMRPFGSSRWGSLGNCKELSEGIYDFSRFRDGGCDCRKDWAGGGYEFAGDGGTTVKLFRRLKRKGNLFNLSHATKSDFLARVYEGFKQVIPWRRKQENLQRTNSSTI from the exons ATGGGTTTTACTAAAGATGAAGATCGGTTCTGTTCAACGCCCAAGCTTCCTCTGTTTTCATATCCAATGAACAGACCATACGAAACTCCGGGATTAGCTACACCGCCCGTTAACATCCCCGGTTCTGTTCCTTTTCTATGGGAAGAAGCTCCCGGAAAGCCTCGTTCTTCCGCTAGAAAACCGCCGAGAACGAACCAGACCAGAGGAAACAGAGGAGTTGCGAGATGCTTGGACCTTCCTCCTCCGCTTCTTTTGCCAGGAGAAGCTTGTAAATCGTCTACGGCAAACGAGCCTTCTCCGACCACTGTTCTCGACGGTCCATACGATTTGCGTCGCCGTTCACTGTCGCTACCGAGATCGGCGGCTGTGATCAGGAAGTTGAGAGGTGTCCCGGCGCTGGAGGAAATGAGACCGTTTGGGTCAAGTAGATGGGGAAGTTTAGGGAATTGCAAAGAGTTGTCTGAGGGTATATATGACTTTTCACGTTTTAGAGACGGCGGCTGTGATTGCCGGAAGGATTGGGCTGGAGGAGGATATGAATTCGCCGGCGACGGCGGTACAACAGTGAAGCTTTTCAGACGTCTTAAAAGGAAAGGAAACCTTTTTAATCTCTCTCATGCAACAAAGTCAGACTTCTTG GCAAGGGTTTACGAAGGGTTTAAGCAAGTGATTCCATGGAGGCGTAAGCAAGAGAATCTACAAAGGACGAATTCTTCCACTATTTAA